From Candidatus Finniella inopinata, a single genomic window includes:
- a CDS encoding YtxH domain-containing protein: MMTISILNHDKKYHRVLARILLISVCGLSNGWAESGNTSSTNQQKGETDMKSITEKAKETGHKIAEKSHNVKEAVKDKYHAAKETVVGKSDDAKEKAHEAADKTKEKAHESADRTKENWEKVKDKADEMKEKGKDKISEGSEKTNESIQKKTE, encoded by the coding sequence ATGATGACTATTAGCATTTTAAATCATGACAAAAAATATCACCGTGTATTGGCCAGAATTCTCCTCATAAGCGTTTGTGGGTTATCAAATGGGTGGGCAGAGTCGGGCAATACGTCTTCTACTAACCAGCAAAAAGGAGAAACCGATATGAAAAGCATTACAGAAAAGGCCAAAGAAACAGGTCACAAAATTGCTGAAAAATCACATAATGTCAAAGAGGCTGTAAAAGACAAATATCACGCAGCCAAAGAGACCGTCGTAGGTAAAAGCGATGATGCTAAAGAGAAAGCCCACGAAGCAGCCGATAAAACGAAAGAGAAAGCCCATGAATCGGCTGACAGAACGAAAGAGAATTGGGAAAAAGTGAAAGACAAGGCTGATGAGATGAAGGAAAAAGGGAAAGATAAAATTTCCGAGGGGTCCGAGAAGACAAACGAGAGTATTCAAAAGAAAACAGAATAG